The following proteins come from a genomic window of Lolium rigidum isolate FL_2022 chromosome 5, APGP_CSIRO_Lrig_0.1, whole genome shotgun sequence:
- the LOC124657753 gene encoding HMG1/2-like protein, whose protein sequence is MKAKVASRAGGDRLAVKKGKAEKDPNKPKRPPSAFFVFMEGFRKEYKEKNPNNKQVSVVGKAGGEKWKSLTDAEKAPYVTKAEKLKAEYAKKMDAYNNPQAEASGESDKSKSEINDEDDASEGDE, encoded by the exons ATGAAGGCGAAGGTGGCCTCCCGCGCCGGCGGCGACAG GCTCGCGGTGAAGAAGGGCAAGGCCGAGAAGGACCCCAACAAGCCCAAGCGCCCCCCGAGCGCCTTCTTCGTCTTCAT GGAGGGCTTCAGGAAGGAGTACAAGGAGAAGAACCCCAACAACAAGCAGGTCTCCGTG GTTGGCAAGGCCGGTGGTGAGAAGTGGAAGTCCCTGACCGATGCT GAGAAGGCTCCCTACGTTACCAAGGCCGAGAAGCTCAAGGCCGAGTACGCCAAGAAGATGGACGCCTACAACAACCCACAG GCGGAGGCCTCTGGCGAGTCTGACAAGTCCAAGTCCGAGAtcaacgacgaggacgacgccagCGAG GGCGACGAGTGA